GCTGAAACACATCGCCGATTGCTGCGCCGGCTCGTTCAAGGGGATCCTCACCGGCGATTGGGGTATGCCGGAAGGTGTGGATATCAACAGTCTGCCGCCGGAGGAGATGCTGCCGCCTGCGGAGATACTGCCCGCGGTCGGAAGCGTCGCCGAAGCCCGGAAGCTGCTTAACGAGGATCGGGCGGGAGCGCTCCGGTACCTCGACACCGTCAGCGAGGAGCAACTGGCGACCACCGCCGCGACAGTGCCCTGGGATCCCAGCGAAATGCTTCTCGGCCACCGCCTGCTGCAGATGGTGGAACATATGAAACAGCACAAGGGGCAGCTCTATTATTATCTCAAGCTCCAGGGCAAGCCGGTCCATACCGGCCATCTCTACGGCATGTAACCTCGGTGCGGATAACAGCCCCCGCCGGACCATATGACAGGGCCAGCGGATGCAAGGCGTGCAAGAAAAGAGTTTCTTTTTAGGATTGAATTGACTACCTTGGAGTGTATGACAGCCACCCCTCGGGACATCGTCGCCGCTTGTCTGAATTTCCAGTACCCTGCACGCCTGCCGCGTGACCTCTGGCTGCTGCCCTGGGCGGAGCAGCGCCATCCGGCCGCCGTGGCCGAACTGATCCAGAGATTTCCTGCCGATTTGACGACCACTCAGTATTTCTATCCGCCCTCCCCTCGCGTTCAGGGAGATCCGTACCGTGCCGGCCGCTATATCGATGAATGGGGCTGCATCTTCATCAGCATCCAGGACGGTCAGGTCGGCGAGGCGCGCACCCCCCTCCTTGCCGACCTGGCCGATTGGCGGAAGGTGCGGCCGCCTTGGGAGCAGCTGCCACTTAGCGCCCACGATCGGGCGGCGGCGCGGTCGGTCATCAGCCGCTTTTATGAAAGCACCGACTTGTACGTGCTCGCCAACATTTGCCCGCGGCCCTGGGAGCGCTACCAGTTCATCCGCGGCAGCGAGAACGCCTACTACGACCTGGCTGATCCCGATGGCGGTTTGCGCGACCTCCTCGGCGTGATCCACGAATTCAATCTGCGGGAGCTGGAGTTCTGGGCGGCGAGCGAGGTCGACGGCATTCGCTTCATGGACGACTGGGGCAGCCAGGACCGCTTGCTGATCCGGCCTGCGCTTTGGCGGGCCCTTTTCAAACCCCTTTACCGCGACTATTGTGACCTCATTCACGCCGGCGGAAAAAAAGTCTTCATGCATTCCGACGGCTTCATCGAGGAGATCCTTCCAGATCTGATCGAAATCGGCGTGGATGCGCTCAATTGCCAGCTTTTTATCCTGGACCTGGACCGGCTCGCGCAGACAGCAAAGGGGCGGATCACCTTCTGGGGTGAGATCGACCGGCAGCATGTGCTGACGGCCGAAGATCCGGAGGCTGGCCGCGCTGCCGTGCGCCGCATCGCCGAGAAGCTTTACGATCCTGCCGGAGGACTCATCGCCCAGTTTGAATTCGGACTGGGCACCCAACCTGCCACGGCTATCGCGGTATTTGAAGAGTGGCAGCGGTGGGATGAAACCCACCGGATTCATCCATCCATTCATTCCGCGAGGTAACCATGTATCATGCTTTCCTGCCTCTGCTGGTTTGCAGCCTCCTGCTCGCCTGCGGGATCGCCTCAAGCCAGAATCTCGACTGGGAAAATCCTGCGGTATTCGGAATCAACAAGGAAGCCCCCCATGTCACCTATGTCCCCTACAGCGATGCCGGCGCCGTGCTGCAAAACGACTGGCACCACTCGCCCTGGGTGCAAAGTCTCAATGGCCTTTGGAAATTCCACTGGGTGGCCAGACCCGCCGACCGCCCTGCCGGTTTCTTCAATACCGGTTTCGATGCCAGCGCTTGGAAGGAGATAGAGGTGCCCTCCAACTGGGAACTGCAGGGCTATGGCCAGCCAATCTACGTCAACATCCCCTATGAGTGGACCCGGAATCCGGACCCGCCGTACATTCCCCACGACAACAATCCAGTCGGCTGCTACCGCCGCACCTTTACCCTGCCGGACGCCTGGGCCGGCCGCGAGGTCCTTATCCACTTCGGCGCGGTCAAGTCCGGCTTTTATATCTGGATCAACGGACAACTCGCCGGATACAGCGAAGACGCCAAAACCCCCGCTGAATGGAATATCACCCGCTACCTCAAACCGGGCGAGAACCTGGTAGCCCTCGAGGTCTACCGCTGGACCGACGGCTCCTATCTCGAATGCCAGGATTTCTGGCGCCTCAGCGGCATCGAACGCGATGTCTTTCTCTATGCCGTGCCCAAGCTGCGCATCCGCGATTTCTGGGCCAAAGCCGGCCTCGACTCGACTTTCAATAACGGCCGGCTCCAAATCGAGGCCGATCTCCTCAACCTGGACGTCAAGAAGCGGAGCGACCTCTGTAGCATTGAAGCCCGGCTGGTGGACTGCGACGGGGCAGAGGTCTGGAGCGGGACACAAACGGTGGAGATGAAGGGCAAAAGTTCGGCGCAGGTCGTCCTCTCCCAGACGCTTCCTTCGCCGCGTAAATGGACGGCCGAGACGCCCAACCTCTATAGTCTGGTTTTGAGTCTCAAGGATGCCCGGGGCGCCGTGATCGAAATCGCCGGCTGCAAGGTCGGCTTCCGCACCGTTGAAATCAAAGACGGGTTGCTGCTGGTCAATGGGGTTGCCGTACGGCTCAAGGGCGTCAACCGGCATGAACACGACGAGTACAACGCGCATGTCATCTCCGAGGCTTCGATGGTGCGCGACATCCAACTCATGAAGCAGCACAACATCAACACGGTTCGCACCTGCCATTACCCCAACGACCCGCGCTGGTACGAGCTCTGCGATCAATATGGGCTTTACGTCATCGATGAGGCCAACATCGAGTCGCATGGCATGGGATACAATCCGGAACGTACCCTCGGCAACAATCCCGACTGGATCGCGGCGCATGTTGACCGCGTCAGCCGCATGGTCGAACGCGACAAGAACCACCCCTCGGTGATTATCTGGTCGCTTGGCAATGAAGCGGGCGACGGGGTCTGTTTCACGGCCGCTTACAAATGGGTTAAATCCCGCGATCGCTCGCGGCCGGTCCATTATGAGCGGGCCCAGCTCGGTGCCAACACCGATATTTATTGCCCGATGTACGTTTCGATCGAAAACCTGAAAGAGTATGCCTCGAAACCGCAGAGCCGGCCGCTGATCCTCTGCGAGTATGCCCATTCCATGGGCAACAGCACCGGCAATCTTCAGGATTATTGGGACGTAATCGAGGCGCATCCCCAACTTCAGGGCGGCTGCATCTGGGATTGGGTCGACCAAGGCTTTGCCCGGAAAACCGCGGACGGACGTAAATACTGGGCATTCGGCGGCGAGTGGGGTCCCCCCTCGGATGCCAATTTCTGTTGCAACGGACTGGTTTGCCCCGACCGCACCCCGCATCCGGCCCTTGCGGAGGTCAAAAAAGTCTATCAATCTATCAAATTCAAAGCGGTTAACCTGGAGGATGGCGAAGTGGAAATCCGCAACAGCTACGCCTTTATCCCCCTCACCGGCTTTGAACTGCTCTGGAACCTTCAAGTCGACGGACGGATCCTGGATCACGGTTCCCTGGGCGCCCTCGATCTGGCGCCCGGGGAGGCCCGACGCATACGGATCCCGTTGCCCCTCCTTACCACACTCCCCCGCACGGGCTACTATCTGACGCTCGAAGCGCGCACCCGGAACGAAGCTCCCCTCATCCCGCAGGGATCTCTCCAGGCCACCGAACAATTCGCGCTGCCCTTGCCCCGGATCACCCCGGAAAAAGTGCCGGCTGCCGGGATGGGATTAAAGCTACAGGAGAACCATCTCGCGCTGGATCTCCTCGGCGCCGGATTCCGGATTCGCTTCAAGAAGGCCACCGGCGAGCTCACCTCCTGGCAACACGGCGGCCGTGAACTCATCCAGACTCCGCTGCGGCCAAACTTCTGGCGGGCCCCCACCGATAACGATTTTGGCAACGGTATGGACAAGCGCTGCCTGCCCTGGCGCAAAGCCAGCCAGGAGCGCAAGCTTCTCTCTTTTACAACCACCGCGCTCAAGGCTGGCAAGATCCGCAGAGCGGCCGTGAAAGTGGAGGCGCTCTTTGAGCTGCCGGCAGTGGGTCAGGAGAGCGTCATCTACACC
Above is a window of bacterium DNA encoding:
- a CDS encoding DinB family protein — its product is MNWKELITSELEDAYKVSAGLFDLVEEKDLNWKPATGSNWMTIAQLLKHIADCCAGSFKGILTGDWGMPEGVDINSLPPEEMLPPAEILPAVGSVAEARKLLNEDRAGALRYLDTVSEEQLATTAATVPWDPSEMLLGHRLLQMVEHMKQHKGQLYYYLKLQGKPVHTGHLYGM
- a CDS encoding uroporphyrinogen decarboxylase family protein → MTATPRDIVAACLNFQYPARLPRDLWLLPWAEQRHPAAVAELIQRFPADLTTTQYFYPPSPRVQGDPYRAGRYIDEWGCIFISIQDGQVGEARTPLLADLADWRKVRPPWEQLPLSAHDRAAARSVISRFYESTDLYVLANICPRPWERYQFIRGSENAYYDLADPDGGLRDLLGVIHEFNLRELEFWAASEVDGIRFMDDWGSQDRLLIRPALWRALFKPLYRDYCDLIHAGGKKVFMHSDGFIEEILPDLIEIGVDALNCQLFILDLDRLAQTAKGRITFWGEIDRQHVLTAEDPEAGRAAVRRIAEKLYDPAGGLIAQFEFGLGTQPATAIAVFEEWQRWDETHRIHPSIHSAR
- a CDS encoding glycoside hydrolase family 2 TIM barrel-domain containing protein; this translates as MYHAFLPLLVCSLLLACGIASSQNLDWENPAVFGINKEAPHVTYVPYSDAGAVLQNDWHHSPWVQSLNGLWKFHWVARPADRPAGFFNTGFDASAWKEIEVPSNWELQGYGQPIYVNIPYEWTRNPDPPYIPHDNNPVGCYRRTFTLPDAWAGREVLIHFGAVKSGFYIWINGQLAGYSEDAKTPAEWNITRYLKPGENLVALEVYRWTDGSYLECQDFWRLSGIERDVFLYAVPKLRIRDFWAKAGLDSTFNNGRLQIEADLLNLDVKKRSDLCSIEARLVDCDGAEVWSGTQTVEMKGKSSAQVVLSQTLPSPRKWTAETPNLYSLVLSLKDARGAVIEIAGCKVGFRTVEIKDGLLLVNGVAVRLKGVNRHEHDEYNAHVISEASMVRDIQLMKQHNINTVRTCHYPNDPRWYELCDQYGLYVIDEANIESHGMGYNPERTLGNNPDWIAAHVDRVSRMVERDKNHPSVIIWSLGNEAGDGVCFTAAYKWVKSRDRSRPVHYERAQLGANTDIYCPMYVSIENLKEYASKPQSRPLILCEYAHSMGNSTGNLQDYWDVIEAHPQLQGGCIWDWVDQGFARKTADGRKYWAFGGEWGPPSDANFCCNGLVCPDRTPHPALAEVKKVYQSIKFKAVNLEDGEVEIRNSYAFIPLTGFELLWNLQVDGRILDHGSLGALDLAPGEARRIRIPLPLLTTLPRTGYYLTLEARTRNEAPLIPQGSLQATEQFALPLPRITPEKVPAAGMGLKLQENHLALDLLGAGFRIRFKKATGELTSWQHGGRELIQTPLRPNFWRAPTDNDFGNGMDKRCLPWRKASQERKLLSFTTTALKAGKIRRAAVKVEALFELPAVGQESVIYTVFGSGDIQVESRFTSAAAELPEMPRYGMALAMPAGYEQVRWFGRGPQENYIDRKSSAFVGLYEQQVDGFTSPYVSPQEMGYRTDTRWVAVMDSTGVGLLFTGPLCFSALHYTSEDLTQTSRGSIHPTDLLRREEVWLNIDLAQMGVGGDDSWGAWPHKQYLLQERAYRHSFVMHPLAAGEDPAVNGGRVPVLAAGL